From a single Brassica napus cultivar Da-Ae chromosome C9, Da-Ae, whole genome shotgun sequence genomic region:
- the LOC106417382 gene encoding uncharacterized protein LOC106417382 — MGGSPPCGDSLRSVKDHRRQAITSKKWPSKPENDSSITFSPNDAIGVHLPHNDPLLVEVGIAKCDVIKVLIDTGSSADLIFRDTLDKMGVDLRDMKTSSRSLTGFNGASEMIIGTIKLPVYACGVTRTVKFSVIRTKAPYNAILGTPWLHSVKAVSTTYHQCVKFPGLNGQV, encoded by the coding sequence ATGGGTGGCTCACCTCCTTGCGGCGATTCGCTCCGGTCAGTAAAGGACCATCGACGGCAGGCAATAACCTCGAAGAAATGGCCATCGAAACCTGAGAATGATTCCTCAATCACTTTCTCACCTAACGATGCCATCGGCGTCCACCTACCTCATAACGACCCCCTACTCGTCGAAGTAGGAATCGCGAAGTGTGACGTCATTAAAGTTCTGATCGATACTGGCAGTTCGGCTGATCTGATCTTTCGAGATACGCTTGATAAGATGGGAGTCGACTTGCGTGACATGAAAACGTCGTCCCGCTCCCTCACGGGATTCAACGGAGCTTCTGAGATGATAATCGGGACAATCAAACTCCCAGTCTATGCATGCGGTGTGACACGCACAgtcaagttctccgtcatccGAACAAAGGCTCCTTATAACGCGATCCTCGGGACCCCCTGGTTACATTCGGTCAAGGCAGTATCCACGACGTACCATCAGTGCGTGAAGTTTCCAGGACTGAACGGCCAGGTGTAG